The sequence ACGAAGATCATGCCGGCCAGGCCGGCCAGGATGGACATGTTCATCATGACCAGGAAGTTGACCTTCTTGGACTGGACACCGGAAAGCTCTGCTGCGTGGCGGTTGCCACCGACAGCGTAGACGTGGCGGCCAACGACCGTGCGCGAGGAGATGAAGCCGTAGATCAGGACCAGCACGGCCAGGATCAGGCCGGGGATGGGGAACGAGGTCCCGGGCCGGCCCGTGGCGAACAGGTACGTGGCGTAAAGGATGGCGGCGCAGATCAGCACCAGTTTCACCACGGTCACCCACATCTCGGGGACGCCTGCGCCGAGCGCCTTGGCGCGTGCCCTGGCGCGGAGTTCGCCCACGACGACGAAAACAGCAACGGCGATGCCCATCAGGAGTGTCAGGTTGTTGAACCCGGTGTCCGGTCCTACCTCAGGAAGGTACCCGGAGCCGAGGTACTGGAAGTCTTCCGGGACGGGAATGGTGTTGGACTTGCCCACGAACTGGTTGAAACCGCGGAACAGGAGCATGCCGGCCAAGGTGACGATGAAGGCTGGGATGCCGACGTACGCGGTCCACAGGCCTTGCCAGGCTCCGATCAGGGCTCCGAGCAGCAGGCCCAGGAGTACGCCCGCATACCAGGGGATTCCCCAGTCGCGGATGGCCAGGGCGACGCTGACCCCGACAAACGCCGCGACCGAACCGACGGAGAGGTCGATGTGGCCGGCGATGATCACCAGGACCATGCCGATGGCCAGGATCAGGATGTAGGAGTTGCCGTTGAAGAGGTTGATGACGTTGCCCGGAGTGAGGGTGCGGCCGTCGGTGAAGATTTGGAAGAAAATGATCAGCGCAACCAAGGCGAAGATCATGCCGAATTGGCGGGTGTTGCCGCCAAACAGCTTTTTGAGGGCGTTCATGGTGTCAGTCCTTGTGTCCGGAAGGTTCTGGGGTTTGCCAGAAGGTCAGGCGGCTTTTCGGGTAGCGGAGGTCATCAGTTTCATCAGGCTTTCCTGGCTGGCCTCGTCTTTGTTCAGGACACCGGTGATGGCGCCTTCGAAGATGGTGTAGATGCGGTCGGACAGGCCCAGGAGCTCGGGTAGCTCCGAGGAGATGACGATGACGCCCTTGCCCTGGTTGGCCAGCTGCTGGATGATCCCGTAGATCTCATACTTGGCGCCGACATCGATGCCGCGGGTGGGCTCATCCAGGATCAGCAGGTCCGGGTCCGTGAACATCCACTTGGCCAGGACCACCTTCTGCTGGTTGCCGCCGGAGAGCTTGGCGACGCCTTCCTCGACGGAGGGCGTCTTGGTGCGCAGCGACTTGCGGTACTGCTCCGCAACCGTGAATTCCTGGTTGGCGTCCACCACGAAGTTGTGGCTGATCTTACGAAGGTTTGCCGCCACGGTGGTGGTCTTGATGTCGTCAAGGAGGTTCAGGCCCAGTGATTTGCGGTCCTCGGTGACGTAGCCCAGGCCGGCGTCAATGGCATGCCTGACGCTCTTGAGGACCACTTCCTTGCCGTCCTTGTAGATGTGGCCGTCGATGAAGCGGCCGTAGGACCGGCCGAAGACCGAGCGGGCCAGTTCCGTGCGTCCGGCACCCATGAGCCCGGCGAACCCGACGATTTCGCCACGGCGGACGAAGAAGTTCGAGCCCTTGCAGACCAGGCGGTCCTGGATGGCCGGGTGGCCAACGGTCCAGTCCTTGACCTCGAAGAACACCTCGCCGATCTTGGGGGTGTGGTCCGGGAACCGGGATTCCAGCGTCCGGCCCACCATGCCCTTGATGATGCGGTCCTCGTCCACGCCGTCCTTCTTGACGTCCAGCGTCTCGATTGACTTGCCGTCGCGGATGATGGTGATCGAATCGGCCACCTGCTCAATCTCGTTGAGCTTGTGCGAAATGATGATCGAGGTGATGCCCTTGGCCTTCAGGCCCAGCATCAGGTCCAGCAGGTGCTGCGAGTCCGATTCGTTCAGCGCCGCGGTGGGCTCGTCCAGGATGAGGATCTTCACGGACTTGTTCAGCGCCTTGGCGATTTCCACCAGCTGCTGCTTGCCGACGCCGATTTCCTTGATGGGGGTGTCGGGATCGTCGCGCAGGCCGACACGGGCCAGGAGGTCCAGGGACCGGAGGCGGGCCTCGGCCCAGTCGATGATGCCGCGCTTGGTGGGCTCGTTGCCCAGGAAGATGTTCTCCATGATGGACAGTTCGGGGATCAGCGCCAGTTCCTGGTGGATGATCACGATGCCGGCGTGCTCGCTGGCCCGGATGTCCCGGAACTGCTGGACCTGCCCCTGGTAGACGATATCGCCGTCGTAGCTGCCATACGGGTACACGCCGGACAGGACCTTCATGAGGGTGGACTTGCCGGCCCCGTTTTCGCCGCAGATGGCGTGGATCTCGCCTGCCTTCACCCGGAGGCTCACATTCGACAAGGCTTTAACGCCGGGGAATTCCTTGGTGATGGACCGCATCTCAAGGATGACCGGGTCCGCGTGCGTGGTCTGGGACGTCATGAGCCCTAACCCTCCAATGCAATGACTTCTTTGTCCGGCCGGCAAAGCGCAGGGCCGTCTGAACCAAAAGTAAACTGGATCACAGCTGTTGTCGTCAAGTCTTTAACGCAATTGCTGGATAACGAAATGGTCTAGGGCTTCCGGATACCGGCATGCTGGAACACCAGGGCGGCGGCGCCAAGGGCCTCCGCACGGTCGCCGAGCGAGGACATGGCGAGGGTGGTGGTCTCACCGATGACCGGTACCGCATGACGGACCAGGCCCCGCCGGATGGGGTCCAGCAGGATGTCTCCCAGGCCTGCCAGCGGGCCTCCCACCACGATGACCTCAGGGTTGATCAGGTTGGCCACATTGCCCAGGGCGCGCCCCACTGCGAGCCCCGCATCATCCACGACGCGCAGCGTTGCCGAGTCCCTGTTCAGTGCCTTGCGGACAATGTCCGCCGGTGTCATGGGCCGGTCCTCACCGCGGCTGAGGAGCTCGATCATGGTGGTGGTGGAGGCGATGGTTTCCAGGCAGCCGCGGTTGCCGCAGCGGCATACCAGCCCCTGTTCGTGGATGGTGGCGTGGCCTATCTCGCCGGTGATTCCCACGTTGCCGTAGTAGGGGGCGCCATTGAGGATCAGGCCGGCGCCGATGCCCGATCCGATCTTCAGGAACATAAGGTTGCTGACCCCCGAGTGCTGCCCCCAGGTCACTTCGGACCACGCGCCCAGATTGGCGTCATTGTCAACAAAGACGGGGATTCTCAAGGTTTCCTCAAGATGCTGCAGGATGTTGATGCCCACCCACTCGGGGAGGATTGCGCCCTGCGCCACCGTTCCCGTCCGGCGGTCTATGGGGCCCGGAATGCCGACGCCGGCCCCCACCACGGACGTGCGCTCCACGCCGCTTTCGCGCAGCAGTTTCTCCAGCAGGGACACCGCTGCCTGGATGCCGTCGTCCGCCTGGTGGCCCAGCGGGAGCATGACCGATTCTTCGGCTATCACGTGGTAGCTAAGGGAGGCCAGGACCACGCGCAGGTGCCGTCGGCCGAAATCGATCCCCACAGCCACGGCGCCGTTGCTGTTCAGCCGCACGTTCAACGCCCGCCGCCCGGAACTGGTAATCGGTTCGGTGGATGCCAGCCCCGAATCCAGCATGATCCTGACGATATTGGAAACAGTTGCCGTGGACAGCCCGGTCTGCCGGGCCAGCTCCGCCTGGGTGGACGGGCCGCCCATCAGGGTCTCGATGATCCGCTGCTGGTTCTGCTGCCGCAGGGCGGACTGCGATCCGGGGTTCTTAGGTTTGCTCCTCGTTGAGCGCGTAGTTGCGGACATGCTAAGAAGATTGCCCTACCGCTCCGCTTGTAGTCAAGAAGTTAACGCAAGGGTGGGTCGGGGAGCGGTGGAAGAAGTGGGGAGCGCCGCCGTGCATTCCGTCCCGGCGTCCAGCGCGGCGGGTCCAAACGACCCGCCAGCCACTGCTTGCGGCTGGCTAGGCTGGAAGACGGAAACAACCCCTGCCCCTCCACCTCCGCGTGGACAGGCACAACGAAGGTGGTAACGATGCTGCTGTCCGTCCTGCAGGCCAACGCCGTGGTCCTGGACATCGAGGCCAATCTCCGGACCGTGGACCAGGCTGCCCGCCAGGCCGCGCAGGCCGGCGCCCACCTGCTGCTCACGCCGGAGCTCTTTCCCGTGGGCTACGCTCCGCTGCGGCTGCGCCGCGACCTTGATCCGGCGGCGATCCCCGCGGTCCGCGAACGGCTGGCCGGGATCGCCCGCAGTACCGGGGTCGCGCTCGTGTACAGCCTGCCGGCACCGGCAGGTGGTGAAACGGAGTCCGCCGGTGGCACTGGATGGCACATTTCAGCCACCCTGGTGGATGCCGGAGGCAGGGAAATCCTCACCTACGCCAAGGTGCACCTCTTCGGCGATGAGGAACGCAGGGCATTCGTCCCGGCCTCGCAACCTCCGGC comes from Pseudarthrobacter sp. NIBRBAC000502770 and encodes:
- a CDS encoding ROK family transcriptional regulator → MSATTRSTRSKPKNPGSQSALRQQNQQRIIETLMGGPSTQAELARQTGLSTATVSNIVRIMLDSGLASTEPITSSGRRALNVRLNSNGAVAVGIDFGRRHLRVVLASLSYHVIAEESVMLPLGHQADDGIQAAVSLLEKLLRESGVERTSVVGAGVGIPGPIDRRTGTVAQGAILPEWVGINILQHLEETLRIPVFVDNDANLGAWSEVTWGQHSGVSNLMFLKIGSGIGAGLILNGAPYYGNVGITGEIGHATIHEQGLVCRCGNRGCLETIASTTTMIELLSRGEDRPMTPADIVRKALNRDSATLRVVDDAGLAVGRALGNVANLINPEVIVVGGPLAGLGDILLDPIRRGLVRHAVPVIGETTTLAMSSLGDRAEALGAAALVFQHAGIRKP
- the mmsB gene encoding multiple monosaccharide ABC transporter permease; protein product: MNALKKLFGGNTRQFGMIFALVALIIFFQIFTDGRTLTPGNVINLFNGNSYILILAIGMVLVIIAGHIDLSVGSVAAFVGVSVALAIRDWGIPWYAGVLLGLLLGALIGAWQGLWTAYVGIPAFIVTLAGMLLFRGFNQFVGKSNTIPVPEDFQYLGSGYLPEVGPDTGFNNLTLLMGIAVAVFVVVGELRARARAKALGAGVPEMWVTVVKLVLICAAILYATYLFATGRPGTSFPIPGLILAVLVLIYGFISSRTVVGRHVYAVGGNRHAAELSGVQSKKVNFLVMMNMSILAGLAGMIFVGRSTASGPFDGVGWELDAIAAVFIGGAAVTGGVGTVVGSIIGGLVMAVLNNGLQLLGVGADLTQIIKGLVLLIAVAFDVYNKSQGKRSIIGMLTRNMNRNTAGPSGPIQPDETTSTKEAIAREA
- the mmsA gene encoding multiple monosaccharide ABC transporter ATP-binding protein, with product MTSQTTHADPVILEMRSITKEFPGVKALSNVSLRVKAGEIHAICGENGAGKSTLMKVLSGVYPYGSYDGDIVYQGQVQQFRDIRASEHAGIVIIHQELALIPELSIMENIFLGNEPTKRGIIDWAEARLRSLDLLARVGLRDDPDTPIKEIGVGKQQLVEIAKALNKSVKILILDEPTAALNESDSQHLLDLMLGLKAKGITSIIISHKLNEIEQVADSITIIRDGKSIETLDVKKDGVDEDRIIKGMVGRTLESRFPDHTPKIGEVFFEVKDWTVGHPAIQDRLVCKGSNFFVRRGEIVGFAGLMGAGRTELARSVFGRSYGRFIDGHIYKDGKEVVLKSVRHAIDAGLGYVTEDRKSLGLNLLDDIKTTTVAANLRKISHNFVVDANQEFTVAEQYRKSLRTKTPSVEEGVAKLSGGNQQKVVLAKWMFTDPDLLILDEPTRGIDVGAKYEIYGIIQQLANQGKGVIVISSELPELLGLSDRIYTIFEGAITGVLNKDEASQESLMKLMTSATRKAA